A region of Bacteroidales bacterium DNA encodes the following proteins:
- a CDS encoding serine hydrolase, with amino-acid sequence MKKLLFGVIWIFITGTFYGHAATNVPDHQADYPFDDLYSPWVDSVFNSLTPEQRIGQLFFAAAYSNKDKKHVDLISEYIRKYHLGGLIFFQGGPKRQAILTNQYQKMAQTPLMIAMDAEWGLGMRLDSAISFPRQMPLGAIQDADIIYRMGLEIGMQCRRMGVHLNFAPVVDVNNNPDNPVIGIRSFGENSHDVMKKSLLYMNGLQRLNILTAAKHFPGHGNTSVDSHHSLPVINGSYASLDTLEWLPYKELIDHQLTGILAAHVHVPGLDSTPNLAASLSRKVLTDILRDSLKFKGLVYTDALNMRGVTRFFKPGELEILAIEAGADVLLMPDNIPVAISAVKAAVDSGRISMERIDLSCRRILAAKQWVGLDDYQPVDTTRLLAQINHPNADLLNRKLVEATLTVVQNRHDILPLKELGQEKTAILVTGVSLPNQFLETLRLYEENNYYYLDGKTSASDEKYLYEELKRNYTRVIVGIHNTRYRADGRYGIAPNIFSFVDRLSEITNVVLCMFAPPYALSGFRNKDKLAAIVVAYQDAPLFQDYTAQLLYGSIAAKGKLPVTVDSVYRYHNGIETAGNLRLKYSIPEEAGMVAQKLSSIDTMIQAAIEDKALPGCQVLAARNGIVFLKKEYGSTRYDEKGEPIHPAHIYDLASITKIAAALPSFMLFYDRDEVKLRDHLGEHLPFLKESDKSRITFIDLLTHQARLQPYIPFYMSTMEASDTSKTLLSRFQSPLYCIRLSARSYLNIQRKYKDGYYTTSIDNRHQLPVAENMYLMTSFRDTIFNGIRDSKLLVKKQYRYSDLGFILLTPIIEHKSDLTLDEFVSRHFYRRLGASTLGYHPLERFPQGRIVPTAKDTIFRDQWLQGYVH; translated from the coding sequence ATGAAAAAACTCCTTTTTGGTGTGATATGGATATTTATCACCGGAACTTTCTACGGGCACGCTGCCACAAATGTGCCAGATCATCAGGCGGATTATCCGTTTGATGACCTGTATTCTCCGTGGGTAGACTCTGTATTCAACAGCCTCACCCCGGAACAACGCATCGGGCAGTTATTCTTTGCCGCCGCTTATTCCAATAAAGATAAAAAACATGTGGACCTCATCAGCGAATATATCAGGAAATACCATTTGGGTGGCTTGATATTCTTTCAGGGAGGCCCCAAACGCCAGGCAATACTCACCAATCAATACCAGAAAATGGCACAGACACCGCTGATGATTGCGATGGATGCCGAATGGGGATTGGGCATGCGGCTGGATAGTGCTATCTCCTTCCCGCGCCAGATGCCGCTAGGCGCTATTCAGGATGCGGATATCATCTATAGGATGGGTCTTGAGATCGGGATGCAATGCCGCAGGATGGGCGTACATCTGAATTTCGCCCCGGTAGTGGATGTCAACAATAATCCGGACAATCCGGTGATCGGGATCCGCTCATTCGGAGAGAACAGCCATGATGTAATGAAGAAAAGTCTCTTGTATATGAATGGGTTACAACGCCTAAACATTCTCACGGCCGCAAAACATTTCCCGGGCCATGGGAATACCAGCGTTGATTCACACCACTCCCTCCCGGTGATCAACGGGTCGTATGCGTCGCTGGATACCCTGGAGTGGCTTCCTTATAAAGAATTGATCGACCACCAGCTGACAGGAATACTGGCCGCCCATGTTCATGTTCCCGGACTGGATTCCACCCCCAATCTGGCAGCATCTTTATCACGGAAAGTACTGACGGATATATTGAGGGATTCCTTAAAATTCAAAGGATTGGTCTATACGGACGCTTTAAATATGAGAGGAGTGACCCGGTTTTTCAAGCCTGGAGAACTTGAAATATTGGCGATTGAAGCCGGAGCCGATGTTCTACTGATGCCTGATAATATTCCGGTAGCGATATCTGCAGTAAAAGCGGCTGTAGATAGCGGACGTATCAGTATGGAACGGATTGACCTGTCATGCCGTAGGATTCTTGCCGCCAAACAATGGGTAGGATTGGATGATTATCAGCCGGTGGATACAACCCGGTTACTGGCTCAGATCAATCACCCCAATGCCGATCTGTTGAACCGGAAATTGGTTGAAGCCACATTAACCGTTGTCCAAAACCGGCATGATATCCTTCCGTTAAAGGAACTGGGCCAGGAAAAAACAGCGATATTAGTTACCGGGGTGTCGTTACCGAATCAGTTTTTAGAGACATTGAGGCTGTATGAAGAAAACAACTATTACTACCTGGATGGAAAAACCTCCGCGTCGGATGAGAAATACCTGTATGAAGAATTGAAAAGAAATTATACGCGTGTGATCGTAGGAATACACAATACCCGGTACCGGGCCGACGGAAGATACGGAATCGCCCCGAATATATTCTCTTTTGTCGACCGCCTATCGGAGATCACTAATGTCGTACTTTGTATGTTCGCACCTCCTTATGCGCTGTCAGGATTCAGGAATAAAGACAAGCTGGCGGCAATTGTAGTCGCATACCAGGATGCTCCCTTATTCCAGGACTATACTGCCCAATTACTTTATGGATCGATCGCGGCAAAAGGGAAATTACCTGTGACGGTGGATTCTGTCTACCGCTACCACAATGGAATTGAAACAGCAGGAAATCTCCGGCTAAAGTATTCCATTCCCGAGGAAGCCGGTATGGTGGCGCAAAAATTATCATCGATCGACACGATGATCCAGGCTGCCATTGAAGATAAAGCTTTACCCGGCTGCCAGGTTTTAGCCGCACGCAATGGGATTGTCTTCCTGAAAAAGGAATACGGCTCTACCCGTTATGACGAAAAGGGGGAACCGATCCATCCAGCACATATCTACGATCTGGCATCCATAACAAAGATCGCTGCCGCACTACCTTCCTTCATGCTTTTTTATGACAGGGATGAGGTCAAATTACGTGACCACTTGGGAGAACATTTACCCTTTTTAAAAGAAAGTGATAAATCCAGGATCACCTTTATCGATTTGCTGACCCACCAGGCCCGTTTGCAGCCATATATCCCTTTTTATATGAGTACCATGGAAGCGAGCGATACATCCAAGACTTTGCTTTCCCGCTTTCAAAGCCCGCTATATTGCATTCGCTTGTCTGCAAGATCATACCTTAACATCCAAAGGAAATACAAGGATGGCTACTATACGACATCCATAGATAACCGGCATCAGCTGCCTGTAGCCGAAAATATGTACCTCATGACCTCGTTCAGGGATACTATTTTCAACGGTATCAGGGATTCAAAGCTTCTGGTAAAAAAACAATACCGGTATAGCGATTTGGGATTTATCCTATTAACCCCCATTATCGAACATAAAAGCGACCTGACGTTGGATGAATTTGTCTCCCGCCATTTCTACCGTCGGTTAGGAGCTTCAACGCTGGGATATCATCCGCTGGAACGTTTTCCACAGGGACGGATTGTTCCTACGGCGAAAGATACGATTTTCCGGGATCAATGGCTGCAAGGGTATGTCCAT
- a CDS encoding YdeI/OmpD-associated family protein: MAEQLLFTSRDEFRNWLQNNCLSDSGVWLLFGKSGGPKTIKADEALEEALCFGWIDGQMQSIDDKTYIKYFSLRRKNSKWSDKNKALVEKLEKQGIMTDYGRVKIEEAKKNGQWNISNSQIVGDEQIEALSNVLKEYEQAYTNFMAMSPSVKKTYTRAYYDAKTDEGRVKRLSWIVDRLNKNLKPM, from the coding sequence ATGGCTGAACAGTTGTTATTTACTTCGCGGGATGAATTCAGGAATTGGTTGCAGAATAATTGTCTGTCAGATAGCGGTGTTTGGCTATTATTCGGAAAGTCGGGCGGACCGAAAACCATAAAAGCAGATGAAGCGCTCGAAGAAGCCCTTTGTTTCGGTTGGATTGACGGACAAATGCAAAGTATTGACGATAAAACCTATATAAAATATTTCTCTTTACGCAGGAAAAACAGTAAATGGTCGGATAAAAACAAGGCTTTGGTTGAAAAACTTGAAAAGCAGGGAATAATGACCGATTATGGCAGAGTGAAAATAGAGGAAGCAAAGAAAAATGGGCAATGGAATATTTCTAATTCGCAGATAGTTGGGGATGAACAAATAGAGGCCTTATCAAATGTATTGAAAGAATATGAGCAGGCCTATACGAATTTTATGGCAATGTCCCCATCTGTAAAAAAGACATATACACGGGCATATTATGATGCTAAGACGGACGAGGGGCGCGTTAAGCGTTTATCATGGATCGTCGACCGGTTGAATAAAAATCTAAAGCCAATGTAG
- a CDS encoding DJ-1/PfpI family protein: MRKIMEVAVLLFDDFETLDVFGPVEILGRLTDLYTVRFFSINGGQIVNKHGVSILTKKLENIKTTDIFLIPGGLGTRKEVKNNLLIDKIREISNMSKYVLTVCTGSALLAKTGLLDNKDATSNKKAFDWVVTNGVNVKWNKKARWTADGKFYTSSGVSAGMDMTLGFLSDIHGVEFARKIAFEIEYNWTENKDNDTFKAN; encoded by the coding sequence ATGAGAAAAATAATGGAAGTAGCAGTATTACTTTTTGATGATTTTGAAACATTGGACGTTTTTGGTCCCGTTGAGATTTTGGGTCGGCTCACAGATCTCTATACAGTGAGGTTTTTCTCTATAAATGGCGGACAAATAGTAAACAAACATGGAGTTTCTATCCTGACAAAGAAATTGGAAAACATCAAAACGACAGATATTTTTTTAATACCCGGTGGTTTGGGTACACGAAAAGAAGTTAAAAATAATTTGCTCATTGATAAAATTAGAGAAATATCAAATATGAGTAAATATGTATTGACTGTTTGTACAGGAAGTGCCTTGCTTGCAAAGACAGGTTTGCTGGACAATAAGGATGCAACATCGAATAAAAAGGCATTCGATTGGGTAGTCACAAACGGAGTAAACGTTAAGTGGAATAAAAAAGCCCGGTGGACGGCTGATGGAAAATTTTACACATCGTCAGGAGTAAGTGCCGGAATGGATATGACTTTGGGATTTTTGAGCGATATACACGGGGTTGAATTTGCAAGAAAGATTGCGTTTGAAATTGAATACAATTGGACGGAAAATAAGGATAATGACACTTTTAAAGCCAATTAA